The Bosea sp. AS-1 region CAGCCCGTGGCGCACGAGTTGCGTCAGCAGCACGAACAGGACGAGGAAGCCGGTGAGGCGCAGGATCAGCATGCCGAGCCCGTGAACCCCGCGTTCGAAGGCGGTGGGCGGCTCGCTCGCCTGCATGGACCGCGAGATCGAGCCCAGCCGTGTCTGCGCACCCGTCGCGGCAACGAGCAACCGGACTTCTCCGCCGACGAGACTTGTTCCCCCGAACAGGACGCTACCCGTTCCGTCGCCGGCGGAATCCTCAGGAGCTGCCAGCTTCTCCACCGGAAAGGGTTCGCCGGTGAGCGCCGCTTCATCGGCCATTGCATCGTGGCTCTCGAGGATCAGGCCATCCGCCGGGATCAGATCGCCGGCATGAAGCGCGACCACGTCACCGGCAACCACGTCCCGTACCGGGATTTCGACACGCCGCCCGCCGCGAAGGGCCGTGACCTGCACCGCCACCGTGCGGCGGAGCGCGTCAACGGCATTCTCGGCCTGGATCTCCTGGAAGACGTCGAGGACGATCGAAGCCAGCACGATGAGAACGATGATGATCAGGCTCTGCCAATCGCCCGTCGCCCCCGAGATCAGCGCGGCGATCAGCAAGATCGCGATGAGGGGTTCCACGAGCCGCTTGGCGATCTTGAAGAGCAGCCCGCGCCGCAGGCTCGTCACGGCGAGATTGGGCCCGAAGCGATGCAGCCGTTCGGCGGCCTCAAGGTCGCTCAATCCACCAGAGGTCGTTTCGAGACGTTTCAGCAACGCGTTCCGGCCTTCCCGCCAGAACCCGCTCCCGCCCGATACGACTATTTCCGCAGGCTCCGTCTTCATCCCGGGCTCTTCTCGATGCGCCCATCGACCACCGTGACGATCCGGTCGCAGCGACGGGCGAGATCCATGTTGTGAGTCACGATCAGGAAGCTGGTTCCGGAGCGCAAATTCTCCTGGCGCATCAAGGCGAAAACGCCCTCGGCCGATTTGCTGTCCAGGTTTCCCGTCGGCTCGTCGGCCAGGATGAGATCCGGCTGCATCGCGAGCGCCCGCGCGACCGCGACACGCTGCTGTTGGCCGCCGGACATGTTGAACGCGCCGTTGTTCGCGAACTGAGAAAGTCCCATCCGGCCGAGCAGTTGCAGCCCTCGTGCCTCGATCTCCGCGGTCGCGCGTCCGTGAGCGACCACCATGGGCATCATCACATTCTCAAGGGCGGTGAATGCCGAAATCAGGAGATGCGACTGGAAGACGAAGCCGATGCGGTGCCCGCGCAGATGCGTGATCTGGGCATCGTCGAGTTCGCTGGTCGTGTGGCCGGCGATCGCGAGTTCGCCGCTGGTCGGACGGTCCAGCAGGCCGATGATGTTGAGGAGGGTGCTCTTGCCGGAACCGGATGGGCCGACCAGCGCGACGAAGCCGCCGCGTTCCAGTTCGAGATCGATTCCGTGCAGCACCTCGGTTTCGGTCGGCAAGCCGACCGCGTAGGATTTTCGTACGGCCTTCAGCATGAGTATGGGTTCAGCCACGGATAGCCTCCACCGGATCGAGGCGCGAGGCTCTGAGCGCCGGCGCCATCGCGGCCGCAACGCCCGTCACGGTGGCGAGCAGCGCGGTCGCGACGAAAAGGCTCGGCTCCATGATGAGCGGGAACAATTCGGTGCCGTCCGCCTGTCGCGCCACGCTATGCCAATAGACCAGCGCTGCGGCTCCAAGCGCCGCCCCGCCAAGCGAACCGGCAAAGCCGAGCAATCCGCCCTGAAGCAGGAAGATGCGCAGGATCTGGCCGCGCGTCGCGCCCATCGCGCGCAGGATGCCGATATCCTTCGAGCGCTGGATGACCGACACGACGAGCACCGCGGCGATGCCGAAAGCGACGGAGAGGCCCACGAAGAGACGGATCAGCGTATTGGTGTTCTTCTGGGCCTGAACGGCCGTGAAGAACTGGGCGTTGGTCTTGATCCAGCTATCGGCTTCGACTGCATTCGAGGCTTCAATCTCGCGGGCGATGCTCTCGGCGTCGTAGATATTGCCGATCGTCAGTCCGATCTCGGTCACGCCACCAATCACCCCGAGCAAGGATTGCGCGGTACGTAGCGCAACATAGGTGTTGCGTTGGTTCGCGCTCTTGTTGCCGAGATCGAACAAGCCCGTGACGGTCAGCGTGCGGCTTGCGCCGCCATTGCTGCTCAGCATGATCTTGTCGCCGACATTCGCACCGAGATCATGGGCGAGATCCGTCCCGATCAGGATATCGTCACTGGTCAAGCGCAACTGACCGGCGACGATATAATCCGACAGCCGGACGACCCTGAGGTAACTGTCAGGTTCCATGCCGACCACCGAAACGGATCGACTGGCGTCGCCGCGAACCGCGAGCGCGGATCCCGTCATGCTTGCCGCAACAGCCGTGACCGCCGGCAGCATTTCCATGCGATGCGCGATCGCCTGCCACTGATCGATCGAGATCACTCTCTGGCTTGGGCGCTGCACGATCGCGTCTTCCACCACGGCTGCTCCGTTGCGCAAGGGCCGCGCGATCTGCTCCGGAGGGATGAGTTGGATCTGGGCCTGGGAAGTCAGAACGCGCTTGATGAAGTTCGCCTCGAGCCCAGCGAGCATTGCCGACATGAAGACGATGACGGCAACGCCGATGGTGATGCCGCCGACGATGAAACCTGTCTGCAAGCGCCCCTCGCCAAGAAAGCGCAACGCGCCGATCCAGACGAAGGACAGCCAGCGCATCATGGCCGGATCGCCCTGATCTTCTTGCCGGTGACGACGCCGGAACCGATCGGCACCACCGCGTCGCCCATCCCAAGTCCATCGATGACCTCGACGCTGCCCTGCCCCCTCAATCCGAGCTTGACCGGCCGCTTGACGGCACGCCCGTCGCGTAGGCCCAGAACCCAGGGCGAAGCCGTGTTTCCGTCATGAACGTCGCGCGCCGGAACGATGAGAGTCCCGTCGCGCCTGGCGGTCTCGATATCGACCGAGACGGTCATATCTTGGCGCAGATAAAGTGGTGGCTCCGGAACGCCCAGCTTCACCTCAACGGATGCGCGCGTGATGTCGACACCAGGGTTGATGTAGACGACCTTCGCCTGCATGCGCTCGTCGGGATACGCATCGGCGGAAGCGACGGCAGGTTGACCGAGCCTGATGAGACCGAGATTGCGCTCGTCGAGTTGGATGACGAGCTGCGTTTCCCCAGCCGGCGCGAGCACCATCAGCGCCTTTCCCGGCTGCACGACCGTGCCGCGCTCGACCGTCCGTGAAATCAGCACACCGTCACGCGGGGCGGCGATCGTTGCATAGGCCAGCCGGGAAGACGCACTGTCGAGATTGGCGTGCGCCTGCGCAAGCTGGGTCTCGACCATGACCGCATCGCTGCCACCCGGGCTGGCGGTGAAGACTTGCAATTCGGCGCTGCGGACCTGGGTGCGCGCGACATCCAGGGCCTTCTTCGCCTCGTCGACCGCAACGCGGGTCTGGGCCCCTCGACTCAGGAGTTGCGCGGCGCGATCGTAGATCTGTTGCGCATTCAGCAGAACCGCCTGAGCTTGAACGAGCGCTTCCTTCGCCGAAGGCAGAGTGAGTTCCTTCATTTGCCTTTGCCGCGCTTCCGCCTGCGCCAAAGCACCCTGCGCTTGCACCAGTGCAGCCTTGAGCTCGCTGCTATCGAGGACGATCAAGGGCTGCCCCTTGGCCACCGTCAGCCCTTCCTCGACGAGAACCTCGTTGACGGTGCCGGTGATCTGGCTGCCGATCTCGACCCGGTAGGGTGTTTCGACATGGCCGCTGGCGACCACCGTTTGGACGAGATCGCCACGCTGCACGATGTCGACCGCAATGGCCGGGCCGATCAGAATGCGAGCGACCTGCCAAACTCCGATCGCGGCCGCGATGACCGCCACCAGGATGAACCAGCGATGCGACCAGAACGCCCCGAGCACGCGCCGCACGCCGCCCGCTGCCTTGTGCGAACCGTTCTCGGGAATATCCGGCTGCTGCGCCGGCGGAGTGATGACGCGCTGGTCCATGGTTCTGCCGTTCAGGGCGTGATCGCGACCTTGAGAACACCATCGCGCTGGTGCGAGAACAGCTCGTAGGCATCCTTGATGTGTTCCAGCGAAAAGCGATGCGTCACCAGCGGCCCCAGATCGACGCGGCCGGAGGCGACGACATCGATCAGGCGCCGCATCCGCTCCTTCCCGCCGGGGCAGAGCGTGGTGACGATGCGGTGGTCGCCAAGCCCCGCGGCAAAGGCGCCGAGCGGGATCGTCAGGTCGCTCGAATAGACACCGAGCGACGATAGCGTCCCGCCGGGACGCAGCACCCGCAATGCGGCGGAGAAGGTCTCCTGGCGGCCCAGGGCCTCGATCGCCACGTCGACGCCCCGGCCATCGGTCAGCCGCATGATTTCGTCGACCGGATCGCCCTTCGAAAAGTCGACGACCTCATCGGCACCGAGCCTGCGCGCCATGTCCTGTCGCTCCGGGATGCTCTCCACAGCGATAATGCGGGTCGCGCCCATCAGCCGGGCACCGGCCGTGGCGCACAGCCCGATCGGGCCTTGCGCGAAGATCGCGACGCAGTCACCGATCCTGACCCCACCCCTCTCGGCACCGGAAAAGCCGGTCGACATGATGTCGGGACACATCAGGACTTGCTCGTCTGTCAGTCCCGAAGGCACATGCGCGAGATTGCCTATGGCGTCCGGCACCAGCAGATACTCGGCCTGGGCGCCGTCGATCGTGTTGCCGAAGCGCCAGCCTCCCATGGCCTTGAAGCCGTGGCGCGTGCCGGCGCCATCCTGCGAGGCGCAGCCGCAGAGACAGGCAGCGCTGTGCCCCGAGGGCGTGATGGCGCCCGCGATCACCCGCTGCCCTTCCCGGAAGCCCTTCACCTCGGAGCCGAGCTTCTCGATCACGCCGACCGGCTCATGGCCGATGGTGAGGCCGCGCGCGACCGGATACTCGCCCTTGAGGATATGGACGTCGGTTCCGCAGATCGTCGTGGTCGTGATCCGCAGCAACGCGTCGAGCGGCCCCAAATCCGGAATCGGCTTGTCTTCCAGCTCGATGCGGCCAGGCTCGAGGAAGACGGCCGCGCACATCATCTTGGAGCGGGCCTTTCGCGTGATGCCCTGCGAAGGCCGCACATCAGATTGAAGAACAGGCGACATGATCACTCTCCGAAACCGACGAGATGAAGTCAGCCTGCCGTGAACTGGTCCTGTTGGATTTGACACAACGCAAAACCGCGAAAGAACACACGCGCGTTTGATGAAAATCAATGTGACCCGCGTGCTTCCGTCGCTCGATAGCGCATCAGGAACAGCTATCGATGCGGAGGTTGGCATGAACGACATCTCTCTCTCCTCGAACGCCATGAGGGCGCAGGCCGCTCGTGGCACCGCCTATCGCGACATCGCCATCCACCTCGATGGCTCACCGGAAGACGAAACTCGCCTGGCTCATGCGGAAGCGCTCGCTGCGGGCTTCGCGGCTCGGATGACCGGGATCTTCACGAACCTCTTGCCCGATCCCGCGCTCTTCGCCGGCGATTTCGGGATTACCGCGATCGGGCAATTGGTCGATGCAGTCACCGAAGAAGGAGATGTCAGCGAGAAGCGTCTCAGGGAGCGCCTGGCGCGCCTCGGCCCCGTCCATGAGCTACGCCGCTTGGATGCATTCCCCGGCCTTCTCGAACAGGCCGTCGCCAGCGAAGCCCGCTGGAATGACCTCTTCATCGCGACCTGTCCCCGCGACGACGGTTACAGCCGCTGGAGCTCCCTGATCGAGAGCGTCATGTTCGACGGAGGCAGAGGACTCTACCTCCTGCCACCCAAGGTCGCGTTGCGTTCCCCGATCAAGACCGTCCTGATCGGATGGACCGATACCCGACAGAGCGCCCGCGCCGTAGCCGAGGCCCTGCCCCTGATCGCCAACGCGACACAGGTCGAAGTCGTCACAGTCAGGGAAGAGGCTCACGGGCGGATGGGAGGCGCCGAAGTCCTCGCCGATATCAGCGCCCATCTCGCTAGGCACGGTATCGGGGCGACGGCAACCGTGCTCAATACGGAGACGCCGCCGACGGACGCCCTCCTCGCCGAGGCGCGGCGGATATCGGCGGACCTGATCGTCATCGGAGCCTATGGCCATTCGCGCTTCCGCGAATGGGTGCTCGGCGGCGTGACCGCGGATCTGATCGACAGCTCTCCCGTGCCGCTTTTTCTCGCCCACTAGCGTCGCAAGGCGGTTGCCTCAGGCGAGTTTTGCCAATGGCCAACCGCCTTGCTCAGCTACTGCCTTGCAGCCGGAGAGCCATTCGTGGTTGCGACCGAACGAGAACAGCGTCCGAATCGAGGTGAAGTGGCCGTTCGCGTCCGAGATCTCGAAGTCGTCTTCGGCACCAAGGCGGTGTTGGATCATCTCGATCTCGACATCATGCGCGGCGAGATTCTCGGGGTTATCGGAGCTTCCGGCTCCGGTAAGTCCGTCCTGGCGCGAACGATCCTTGGCCTTCTGCCCAAGCGAAGCGGCGTCATCGAAATATTCGGCAGAAATCTCGATGACCTTCGGCACAATGAGCGCAGAGCCCTCGAGCAGCGCTGCGGCGTCATGTTCCAGCAAGGCGCCCTGTTTTCGTCCTTGACGATTGCGGAGAATATCCAGCTCCCGATGCGCGAGCTTCTGCATCTGTCGCCGAGCCTGCTGACCGAGATGGCGATGCTGAAGATCGAAATGGTCGGGCTGCCGCCTGATGCGGCGGAAAAGTACCCGGCTGAGCTGTCGGGCGGGATGACCAAGCGAGCCGCCTTGGCCCGGGCATTGGCTCTCGATCCGGAAATCCTGTTTCTCGACGAGCCAACATCGGGACTCGATCCGATCGCGGCCGATGCCTTCGACCAGCTTCTGCTGACCCTCAAGGCGAGTCTGGGCTTAACGGTGATGATGATCACCCATGATCTGAGCAGCCTTCACACGACCTGCGACAGGATCGCCGCCATCGCGCGGGGCAAGATTATCGCCGTCGGAACGCTGGCTGACCTGTTGGGACACGAAGACCCTTGGCTCAAGGAATACTTCGCGGGCGAGCGTGGTCGTACTATTTTTGCGGATCAGATCATGGCCTAATGCTCGATCGACGCCAGCGCCGGCTCGCGCCGACATCTCGCCCCGTTTCGGAGGCCTGTCTAGGTCTCTCCCTCGTTCATTAGCGGGGTGAAGGGCTTGGCGTGCTGAAACTTGCCAGCTCCCGGAAGGCTGGGGGACTCCTTGTAAGATACCGCATCCCGTCCAAGGGGCAGACTTGCCTCCACGCCCCAGCGCGAACGGATTCACGCGAAGATCACCTTTCGGAAGCGCGCAAGTGCGACGGCGAAATAGGCCGCGCCGATCGCGATGATCTTGGTGACCTCGGGCCAGACAATGTCGAGTCCGGCACCGCGATAGAGGACGCCTTGCGAAAATGCGACGAAATGAGGCGTCGGCGAGAAGATTCGCATGATCCATTGCAGCCAGATTGGCATGCTCTCCATCGGCGTCGTCGCACCGGAGAGCAATTGCGTAACAACGAAGACCGGGATCGCAAGCAAGCCGAACTGGCCCATTGTCGTCGCCAGCGTACCGAGCAGGATGCCGAGCGCCGCCACCGCGAAGGCATAGACCGCCGTCCCCAGCACGAAGAGCAGGAGCGACCCGGTGATCGGCACGCCGAGCGTCCATTCAACGACCAGTACGAGCGAAGCCACCGCCGCGACCAGGATGACCAGTGCATTTGCCGTCATCTTGGCGAGCATGATCTCGACCGGCGTGACCGGCATTACCAGCAGATGCTCGACCGTACCCTGCTCGCGCTCGCGGATCAGCGCCGCACCGGTCAGTATGATGGTCAGCAGGGTGACGTTATTGAGCACCTGCATCACCGAGCTGAACCAGCCGGAATCGAGATTGGGGTTGAAGCGCGCCCGCGCCACGAGATTGATCGGCGTTGAGGCTAAGGTCTCGCGTCCGGCCTGCCGGTTGGCGATCTCCTGCGCAATGATCTGCTGGATGTAGACCGCGCCATTGCCGGCCTGGGTCATCGCTGTGGCGTCGATATCGAGCTGGAGCGCAGCCTGCCGGCCGGCGAGCAGGTCCGCCTGGAACCGGGGCGGGATTTCCAGCACGAAGACGAGGCGGCCGGAATTCATCTCGGCGTCGATCTCGTTGGCGGTGATGCGCTTCGACAGCTTGAACAGCGGCGGGCCGAAGGCGCCGAGAAGGCTGCGCGAGAACTCCGACTGGTCCTCGTCAACGATGCCGATGGTGAGGTCGCGCGCCTCCAGCTTTACCCCGGTCGCGACCGTGTAGACCGCGATGCTGAATGCGTAGGCCACGAGCACCAGCATGATCGGGTCGGCCCGCAAGCTGCGCAGCTCCTTCATCGCCAGCCGCAGGATATTCTGGAGGTGGATGACGAGCGCCGCCATCTCAGATCTCCTGCTTGCGCAGCGCCAGTTGCGCGAGGACCAGAAAGAGCACGAAGAAGCCGCCCAACACCAGCAGGTTGGGCCAGAGCTCGGTCACGCCCAGCCCCTTGGTGAAGGCTCCGACGCTGACGGGCTGGTACCAGGCCGGCGGCAGGCTCATGCCGATGAGCCGGCCGCCACCCGAGAGCGAGGCGACTGGTACCATCAGCCCGGAGAAGTTCACCGCCGGGATGATCGACAGGATCGCCGTGGCGAAGACCGCGGCGACCTGCGTGCGCGTAAAGCTGGAGATGAGCTGGCCGAAGCCGGTCGTCGCCGAGACATAGAGCAGGGTCGCGAGTGCCAGTACCCAAGCCGAGCCCTTGATCGGCACGGCGAAGACGGTGAGCGCGATCAGCACCAGCATCGCAAAACTGCCCATCGCGATGGTGATATAGGGCAGTTGCTTGCCGAACAGGAACTCGAAGCGGCTGATCGGCGTCGAGCGGAAATTGGCGATCGAGCCGGTCTCCTTCTCGCGCACCACTCCGATCGCCGACATGATTGCCGGGATGAGGATGAGCATCAGCATGATCACGCTCGGCACCATCGCATTGGCGCTCTTGAAATCCTGGTTGTAGCGGAAGCGGGTCTCGATCGTGACGGGTGCCGGGGCATGGCTCGAGGCGGCATGGTCGGCCGCGAAGGCCTGCGCGTATTGCGTCGCCAACCCCGTGACATAGCCGCGCGTCGTCTCGGCCCGGAACGGCATGGCCCCGTCGAGCCAGACTGAGAGTTCCGGCACGCGCCCCGCCATCAGGTCACGGCCGAACGAAGGCGGGATCTCGATCACGAGCTGGAGCTCGCCACCTCTGAGCCGCTGGTCGAGCTCCGCAGCCGCGCGGATCGGCGCCTGCTCAGAAAAATAGCGCGAGCTGGAGAAGGCCTCGACCAACTGCCGGCTCTCCATCGAATTGTCCTGGTCGAACGCCGAGAATTTCAGGTTCTCGACGTCGAAAGAGATACCGAAGCCGAAGGCGAGCATCAGCAGGAGCGGCCCCAGGAAGGCAAAGCTCAGGCGGATCGGATCGCGCAGCAGTTCAATCGTCTCGCGCCGCGTGCAGGCCCAGAGCCTGCGCGGATCGAAGCGGCGCGCTGGTGGTACCGGCCGGAGGGCGGCCACAGACATAGCGACCGGCTCCGCCGGCGCGTCCTCGATGCCGGCAGCCTCCCGGAGATAGGCGATGAAGGCCTCTTCCAGCGTGTCGACACCACGCTTCTTCACCAGCTCCCGCGGGGTGCCGACCGCCAGCACCTTGCCGGCATGCATGAAGGAGATGCGGTCGCATCGCTCCGCCTCGTTCATGAAATGCGTTGAGAGGAAGATGGTGACGCCGTCCTCGCGCGAGAGGTCGATCAGCGTGCGCCAAAAGGCGTCGCGCGCGATCGGGTCGACGCCTGAGGTCGGTTCGTCGAGGATCAGCATAGATGGACGATGCAGGACTGCAACCGCTAGTTGCAGGCGTTGGCGGATGCCAAGCGGCAGGCTCTCGGGCCCCTCGTCGGCGACGTCCACAAGGTCGAAGCGCGTCAGAAGCTCCGTGATCCGATCGGGAATCTCGGCCGGGGGTAGATGGTAGAGTTCGGCATGCAGCACGAGATTCTGGCGCACCGTCAGCTCGCTATAAAGCGAGAATCCCTGCGACATGTAGCCAACATGACGACGCGTCTCCATGTCGTTGGCCGCGAGCGGCTGGCCGAAGAGCCTGGCTGTGCCTTCGGTTGCCGGCAGCAAGCCAGTCAGCATCTTCATCGTCGTCGACTTGCCGCAGCCGTTCGAGCCCAGGAAGCCGAAGATCTCGCCACGGCCGATACGGAAGCTGACGTGGTCGACCGCAACGAAATCGCCGAAGCGGCGCGTCAGACCGTCGGCCTCGATCGCCGGCTTGGCATCGTCGCTCACGACGCGCGGCCTGAGCACGACTTCCTTGTGCTGTGCGCGCTTGGCTTCCGGCAGCAGCGCGACGAAGGCGGCTTCTAGCGTCGATTGCCCGGCCTTCTCGCGCAGCTCCGCCGGCGTGCCGGTGGCGATCGCTTTGCCATCATCCATGGCCACGAGCCAGTCGAAACGTTCGGCTTCCTCCATATAAGCGGTAGCGACGATCACGCTCATGCCGGGGCGGCGGGCACGGATTGTCTCGATCAGATCCCAGAACTGCCCGCGCGAGAGCGGGTCGACACCGGTGGTGGGTTCGTCGAGGATCAGCAGGTCGGGGTCATGGATCAGCGCGCAACAGAGCGAGAGCTTCTGCTTCATACCGCCGGAGAGCTTGGCCGCCGGCCTTCCCTCGAACGGATTCAGCCCCGTCGCTTTCAGCAGCTCGTCGATACGGCTGCGGCGCTCGGCGGCACCCTGTCCGAACAGTCTTGCGTGGAAATCGATGTTCTCGAGGACCGAGAGCGTCGGGTAGAGGTTGCGCCCCAGCCCCTGCGGCATATAGGCAATGCGCCCTCGTCGGGCCTCCCGCTCGGCCTCAACGCCGAGATTGCCGCCAAGCGCATGGACGCTGCCCTGCTGGATCGCCCGCACGCCAGCGACAAGCGCGAGCAGGGTTGACTTGCCGACACCGTCCGGCCCGATCACGCCGATCATGCGGCCGGAGGGGATATCGAGCGACAAAGTGTCGAGGGCGGTCACTTTGCCGTAGCGATGTGTGACATTAGCGAGACTGGCGGCAGGCTCGATTTCCGTCATGGCAACTTCACGGCGAGCGAATCAGGCCATTTTGCTGAAGGAGAGAGGCGGACAATGCCGAGGCCGCGCACGCCGGTTTTCACCTGCCGGTGGTATTTGGCGAGTAGTTGCGGGTCGACTTGGAGCTTGGCACGGAAGACGAGCTTCTCGCGCTCCTCGGCAGTCTCGACCGCCTTCGGCGTAAATTGGGCATCGGCCGCAACAAAACTGACCGTCGCCGGGATGACGTATTGCGGCACGGGGTCGAGGATGATGCGCGCCTCGTCGCCAAGCGCGAGCTGTCCTGCCTGCGCGGCCGGCAGATAGATCGTCATATAGACGTCTGACAGGTCAAGGATAGTGACGACACGGGTGCCGGCCGCGACGACCTCACCCGTGCGGGCGAGCTGATATTGGACGCGCCCGCTACGCGGCGCGAGAAGCACCAGATCGACGAGGATCGCCTTGATCTGCTCGGCATCGGCCTCGGAGGCATGGATCGCGAACTGAGCCTGGTCGCGCTGCGCTTCCGCGGCGCGCAATGCGGCATCGGCGGCGGCGGCCTTTGCCGAACGCTGGTCATCGACCTGCTTGCTGAGATAACCCTTCGTAACCAGTTCCTTGCCGCGGTCGGCATCCGTGTGGGCGAGGACCTGGTCGCTTTTACGCTGAGCGATCAGCGCCTCCGCTTCGGCCAGTGCCTGACGGGCCCGCAGCACCTGCGCCTGGGCGGCGCGCAACTGCGCCTCATATTCCGG contains the following coding sequences:
- a CDS encoding NAD(P)-dependent alcohol dehydrogenase translates to MCAAVFLEPGRIELEDKPIPDLGPLDALLRITTTTICGTDVHILKGEYPVARGLTIGHEPVGVIEKLGSEVKGFREGQRVIAGAITPSGHSAACLCGCASQDGAGTRHGFKAMGGWRFGNTIDGAQAEYLLVPDAIGNLAHVPSGLTDEQVLMCPDIMSTGFSGAERGGVRIGDCVAIFAQGPIGLCATAGARLMGATRIIAVESIPERQDMARRLGADEVVDFSKGDPVDEIMRLTDGRGVDVAIEALGRQETFSAALRVLRPGGTLSSLGVYSSDLTIPLGAFAAGLGDHRIVTTLCPGGKERMRRLIDVVASGRVDLGPLVTHRFSLEHIKDAYELFSHQRDGVLKVAITP
- a CDS encoding ABC transporter permease; the protein is MAALVIHLQNILRLAMKELRSLRADPIMLVLVAYAFSIAVYTVATGVKLEARDLTIGIVDEDQSEFSRSLLGAFGPPLFKLSKRITANEIDAEMNSGRLVFVLEIPPRFQADLLAGRQAALQLDIDATAMTQAGNGAVYIQQIIAQEIANRQAGRETLASTPINLVARARFNPNLDSGWFSSVMQVLNNVTLLTIILTGAALIREREQGTVEHLLVMPVTPVEIMLAKMTANALVILVAAVASLVLVVEWTLGVPITGSLLLFVLGTAVYAFAVAALGILLGTLATTMGQFGLLAIPVFVVTQLLSGATTPMESMPIWLQWIMRIFSPTPHFVAFSQGVLYRGAGLDIVWPEVTKIIAIGAAYFAVALARFRKVIFA
- the rbbA gene encoding ribosome-associated ATPase/putative transporter RbbA, which codes for MTEIEPAASLANVTHRYGKVTALDTLSLDIPSGRMIGVIGPDGVGKSTLLALVAGVRAIQQGSVHALGGNLGVEAEREARRGRIAYMPQGLGRNLYPTLSVLENIDFHARLFGQGAAERRSRIDELLKATGLNPFEGRPAAKLSGGMKQKLSLCCALIHDPDLLILDEPTTGVDPLSRGQFWDLIETIRARRPGMSVIVATAYMEEAERFDWLVAMDDGKAIATGTPAELREKAGQSTLEAAFVALLPEAKRAQHKEVVLRPRVVSDDAKPAIEADGLTRRFGDFVAVDHVSFRIGRGEIFGFLGSNGCGKSTTMKMLTGLLPATEGTARLFGQPLAANDMETRRHVGYMSQGFSLYSELTVRQNLVLHAELYHLPPAEIPDRITELLTRFDLVDVADEGPESLPLGIRQRLQLAVAVLHRPSMLILDEPTSGVDPIARDAFWRTLIDLSREDGVTIFLSTHFMNEAERCDRISFMHAGKVLAVGTPRELVKKRGVDTLEEAFIAYLREAAGIEDAPAEPVAMSVAALRPVPPARRFDPRRLWACTRRETIELLRDPIRLSFAFLGPLLLMLAFGFGISFDVENLKFSAFDQDNSMESRQLVEAFSSSRYFSEQAPIRAAAELDQRLRGGELQLVIEIPPSFGRDLMAGRVPELSVWLDGAMPFRAETTRGYVTGLATQYAQAFAADHAASSHAPAPVTIETRFRYNQDFKSANAMVPSVIMLMLILIPAIMSAIGVVREKETGSIANFRSTPISRFEFLFGKQLPYITIAMGSFAMLVLIALTVFAVPIKGSAWVLALATLLYVSATTGFGQLISSFTRTQVAAVFATAILSIIPAVNFSGLMVPVASLSGGGRLIGMSLPPAWYQPVSVGAFTKGLGVTELWPNLLVLGGFFVLFLVLAQLALRKQEI
- a CDS encoding efflux RND transporter periplasmic adaptor subunit, whose amino-acid sequence is MDQRVITPPAQQPDIPENGSHKAAGGVRRVLGAFWSHRWFILVAVIAAAIGVWQVARILIGPAIAVDIVQRGDLVQTVVASGHVETPYRVEIGSQITGTVNEVLVEEGLTVAKGQPLIVLDSSELKAALVQAQGALAQAEARQRQMKELTLPSAKEALVQAQAVLLNAQQIYDRAAQLLSRGAQTRVAVDEAKKALDVARTQVRSAELQVFTASPGGSDAVMVETQLAQAHANLDSASSRLAYATIAAPRDGVLISRTVERGTVVQPGKALMVLAPAGETQLVIQLDERNLGLIRLGQPAVASADAYPDERMQAKVVYINPGVDITRASVEVKLGVPEPPLYLRQDMTVSVDIETARRDGTLIVPARDVHDGNTASPWVLGLRDGRAVKRPVKLGLRGQGSVEVIDGLGMGDAVVPIGSGVVTGKKIRAIRP
- a CDS encoding universal stress protein, with amino-acid sequence MNDISLSSNAMRAQAARGTAYRDIAIHLDGSPEDETRLAHAEALAAGFAARMTGIFTNLLPDPALFAGDFGITAIGQLVDAVTEEGDVSEKRLRERLARLGPVHELRRLDAFPGLLEQAVASEARWNDLFIATCPRDDGYSRWSSLIESVMFDGGRGLYLLPPKVALRSPIKTVLIGWTDTRQSARAVAEALPLIANATQVEVVTVREEAHGRMGGAEVLADISAHLARHGIGATATVLNTETPPTDALLAEARRISADLIVIGAYGHSRFREWVLGGVTADLIDSSPVPLFLAH
- a CDS encoding FtsX-like permease family protein yields the protein MMRWLSFVWIGALRFLGEGRLQTGFIVGGITIGVAVIVFMSAMLAGLEANFIKRVLTSQAQIQLIPPEQIARPLRNGAAVVEDAIVQRPSQRVISIDQWQAIAHRMEMLPAVTAVAASMTGSALAVRGDASRSVSVVGMEPDSYLRVVRLSDYIVAGQLRLTSDDILIGTDLAHDLGANVGDKIMLSSNGGASRTLTVTGLFDLGNKSANQRNTYVALRTAQSLLGVIGGVTEIGLTIGNIYDAESIAREIEASNAVEADSWIKTNAQFFTAVQAQKNTNTLIRLFVGLSVAFGIAAVLVVSVIQRSKDIGILRAMGATRGQILRIFLLQGGLLGFAGSLGGAALGAAALVYWHSVARQADGTELFPLIMEPSLFVATALLATVTGVAAAMAPALRASRLDPVEAIRG
- a CDS encoding ATP-binding cassette domain-containing protein; the encoded protein is MVATEREQRPNRGEVAVRVRDLEVVFGTKAVLDHLDLDIMRGEILGVIGASGSGKSVLARTILGLLPKRSGVIEIFGRNLDDLRHNERRALEQRCGVMFQQGALFSSLTIAENIQLPMRELLHLSPSLLTEMAMLKIEMVGLPPDAAEKYPAELSGGMTKRAALARALALDPEILFLDEPTSGLDPIAADAFDQLLLTLKASLGLTVMMITHDLSSLHTTCDRIAAIARGKIIAVGTLADLLGHEDPWLKEYFAGERGRTIFADQIMA
- a CDS encoding ABC transporter ATP-binding protein codes for the protein MLKAVRKSYAVGLPTETEVLHGIDLELERGGFVALVGPSGSGKSTLLNIIGLLDRPTSGELAIAGHTTSELDDAQITHLRGHRIGFVFQSHLLISAFTALENVMMPMVVAHGRATAEIEARGLQLLGRMGLSQFANNGAFNMSGGQQQRVAVARALAMQPDLILADEPTGNLDSKSAEGVFALMRQENLRSGTSFLIVTHNMDLARRCDRIVTVVDGRIEKSPG